In one Echinicola marina genomic region, the following are encoded:
- a CDS encoding endonuclease/exonuclease/phosphatase family protein: protein MPLVKKDYWTFRVFDYPRFQKLILILTLIAFWFFEDYDKLTQVDFGILTVLILLFFYLLKQIIPYSPFSTKMVNSAKKHEKTTLSLLTANVYQYNRDFTKSLNLIKKLAPDVFMLVETDQGWADAMSSLKTNYPYCIELPKDNTYGLLFYSKFPLTNTTINYLIDNEIPSVFTDLNLGHQLIRIYGIHPTPPVPGENTRSTERDAEILLVGKKAKAYNKPCIIMGDLNDVAWSYTTELFLKISGMGDPRRGRGMFNTFHAKYPILRWPLDHIFVSKHFKVKKLKVQPSIGSDHFPISIELVLDKSMENEQLKADQEDKIEAQEKIISGIEF, encoded by the coding sequence ATGCCATTAGTAAAAAAAGACTATTGGACTTTTAGGGTTTTTGACTATCCGCGCTTCCAAAAGCTTATATTGATATTAACCTTGATAGCCTTCTGGTTTTTCGAGGATTACGATAAATTAACACAAGTGGATTTTGGTATCTTAACTGTGCTAATCCTACTCTTTTTTTACCTATTGAAGCAAATAATTCCCTATTCCCCGTTCAGTACCAAAATGGTGAACTCTGCCAAAAAACATGAAAAAACAACACTGTCACTACTTACTGCCAATGTCTACCAATACAATCGGGATTTTACAAAAAGCCTAAACCTGATAAAAAAACTTGCCCCTGATGTATTTATGTTGGTAGAAACAGATCAGGGCTGGGCAGATGCCATGTCCAGTCTTAAAACCAATTACCCTTACTGTATCGAATTACCAAAAGACAACACCTATGGCCTCCTCTTTTACTCCAAATTTCCCTTAACAAACACCACCATCAATTATTTAATTGATAATGAAATCCCATCGGTCTTTACAGACTTGAATTTGGGGCATCAGTTGATCAGAATATATGGCATCCATCCAACCCCACCAGTCCCAGGAGAAAATACGCGCAGTACTGAACGTGATGCTGAGATTCTATTGGTAGGCAAAAAAGCCAAAGCCTATAACAAACCATGTATTATCATGGGGGATTTGAATGATGTGGCTTGGAGCTACACTACAGAGCTATTTCTCAAAATAAGTGGTATGGGCGATCCTAGAAGAGGAAGAGGGATGTTCAATACATTTCACGCCAAATACCCTATACTGAGGTGGCCACTGGATCATATCTTTGTCAGTAAACATTTCAAAGTAAAAAAACTGAAAGTTCAGCCGTCCATAGGTTCAGACCATTTTCCTATCAGCATCGAACTGGTATTGGATAAATCTATGGAAAATGAACAATTAAAAGCCGACCAAGAAGACAAAATTGAAGCTCAGGAAAAAATAATTAGCGGGATTGAATTCTAA